In the genome of Actinomycetes bacterium, the window CCGCGACGGCGTGGCGGGTCCGCTTGGCGGCGTACAGCGCCATGTCCGCGCGGGTCACGGTCCCGCCCGGGGTGCTGCCGTCGTCGTGGACGGCGAACCCGTGGCAGTAGGTCACGCCGTGCGGCGACGGCCAGGCGCCGGCGAGCCGCTCCACGACGGCGGTGGCCGTGGCCGTGGCGGCAGCGTTGTCGGGGAACACGACGGCGAACTC includes:
- a CDS encoding GGDEF domain-containing protein: DRFKAVNDTLGHTVGDEVLTSFADTLRGCVRAGEACRIGGDEFAVVFPDNAAATATATAVVERLAGAWPSPHGVTYCHGFAVHDDGSTPGGTVTRADMALYAAKRTRHAVAGG